Genomic segment of Streptomyces zhihengii:
CCGGTGAAGGAGACGTCCGTGATCCCCTGCTTGTAACCGGCGTCGCTGAACCCGACCTGAGGGGAGTGCGGCATGGCCGTCATCCACAGGAGCACGTACCGGGTGGAGACGGGGTCCGCGGAGGCCTTGCCCTTCAGGTCGAGCGTGGTGCCGCCGGTCCGGCCGGTCGCGATCTGCTTCATGGAGCCCACAGGCCCCGACGGCGCCAGGGAATCAGCGGCATAGAGGCTGATCGTGGTGTGCTCGCCTCCGTAGCGCAACGCTATGGAGGAACCCGTGACAGTTTTTTCACTGCCGAGGTCGAAGACGATCCCGACACCCTGCTTCACCGACGGGGCGAACTCCGGCCCGTCGAAGTACGACTTGGTGCGCCAGAAGGTCGACGGATCGCTGTCGTAGGCGGCACCCACGTTCGCCGCGTTCTGCGGGGAGCCGTCCGGGGCGTACTCCTGGGCGGCCTGGACCTTCAGCGGGGTCGGTGCGGACGGCTTGTCGTTCTCGCCGTCCGTGGTCGAGGTCTCGGAGGACGGCGTCTCCCGGGCCCCCTTGTCGTCCAGCAGCTTGTCGGCGACCTGCCAGCTGCCGAGCCCCAGCGCGGCGATCAGCAGGGCCGAGACCGTCCACTTCAGGGCCTTGCCCGTGCGGCTCTCCAGGGGAGCCGGGGGCACCGGGGCGGGCTGGGTGACGCCGGCGCCCGGGCGGGCCGGAGGACGTCCGTAGCTGCCCTGCTGGTAGGTGGTGCGCTGGTAGTCCGGCGGGGCCGCGAACGTCGGCTCCGGCGGGCGGATCCGCGGCATCGCCGCGACCGCCTTCGCCAGTTCGTCCGGCGTGGTGCACGGCGGCTCCTGGCGGGACGCCGTGGCCCCGTCGTTGACCAGCGCCCGCATCGCGAGCTCGGACAGTCCCCGGTGGACGCCCGCCCTGACCTGGTCGGGCGCGACCAGACCGACGCCCTTGGGGAGGCCCGACAGCCCGTAGGCGTCGTTCTCGTACGGCCAGCGCTGGGTGAGCGCGGCGTAGAGGAGGGCGCCGATGGCCTCGGTGTCGGTGCGCTGCGGGCGGTCGGCGGAGATGCCGCGCAGGGCGGCGTTCACCGCGAGACCGCGGATGCGGTACTGGCCGGTCGAGGTGCGCAGCACGGCCCCGGGCGTCAGCCGGAGGTGGGCGAGCCCTTCCCGGTGGGCTGCCGTCATCGCGAGGGCCACCTGCTCGACGAGCTGGTAGGCCTCGTGTGGTTCGAGGGGGCCCGCGGCGAGCAGCGCCGTCAGCTCGACGGCGTCCGGAAGCCATTCGTGGACGACGTAGACCAGCTCGTTCTCCTCGACCGCGTCGAGGACTTGGACGAACCTGGGGTCGCCGAGGAGCGCCGAGGAACGGGCGGCGGCGAGGACGGACCGTGCGCGCGGATGGTCCGCGGGCAGCAGGTGCACGCCGACGGCCCGGCGCAGTTTCTCGTCGACGGCACGCCAACTGCTGAAACCGTCCAGACGGGTGA
This window contains:
- a CDS encoding protein kinase family protein, with the translated sequence MAERSTAAVDVADNGGDEPLTAQTREATTDGAAESQKTPETTAPETDGGAKGAESPVAAPELHSGHKLARRYRLEECVTRLDGFSSWRAVDEKLRRAVGVHLLPADHPRARSVLAAARSSALLGDPRFVQVLDAVEENELVYVVHEWLPDAVELTALLAAGPLEPHEAYQLVEQVALAMTAAHREGLAHLRLTPGAVLRTSTGQYRIRGLAVNAALRGISADRPQRTDTEAIGALLYAALTQRWPYENDAYGLSGLPKGVGLVAPDQVRAGVHRGLSELAMRALVNDGATASRQEPPCTTPDELAKAVAAMPRIRPPEPTFAAPPDYQRTTYQQGSYGRPPARPGAGVTQPAPVPPAPLESRTGKALKWTVSALLIAALGLGSWQVADKLLDDKGARETPSSETSTTDGENDKPSAPTPLKVQAAQEYAPDGSPQNAANVGAAYDSDPSTFWRTKSYFDGPEFAPSVKQGVGIVFDLGSEKTVTGSSIALRYGGEHTTISLYAADSLAPSGPVGSMKQIATGRTGGTTLDLKGKASADPVSTRYVLLWMTAMPHSPQVGFSDAGYKQGITDVSFTG